From Burkholderia cenocepacia, the proteins below share one genomic window:
- a CDS encoding gamma-glutamyltransferase family protein — protein sequence MNRTAIFPYASALLAAALLTACGGDVENEAARTTAPSTDASCLAVDNSGATVVVGSNQPGDPSLPEASSGYRTGMKPVYAKTYLVATSNAYASAAGCAVLKKGGTAADAAVAVQAVLGLTVPEATGLGSGGVLLYYDARGKTVQAYDGRETAPAAATENYLRYVDDATDHSAPLPNARASGRSIGTIGVPRLIEALQQDHGRLPWQSLFGDAITLATNGFPIGGRLADAIAANAANLKRDPEAAAYFLNADGSPKTLGTVLKNPAYARTLSLMAQSGANALYTGQIAQDIVAKIAATKGADGSTLTPGKTTVADLAAYQAKRREPVCTTYRSYWVCGMPPPSSGGIAVASALGILENFDLKSLKPTAIDLEGGKPTVAGVHLVTEAERLAYADRDKYVADTDFVPLPGGTWDTLLNKPYLKSRAALIDTTKSMGTAQPGNLGAVPLGVDTTLIEHGTNQFTIVDGDGNVLSATTTVESSMGSFHMTNGFLLNNQLTDFSANPLDTSGNPVANRLQPGKRPRSSMAPTIVFGQAADGSRGDFVMATGSPGGGTIPQYVVKTLVGALDWGLDAQQSAGLVDFGASNSPTTTIGGEHPNVNAANNGANDPLITGLLALGHKVSTSAQASGVNTVIRVTVGQSPALQGGTDPRREGVVLGDTFRP from the coding sequence ATGAACAGAACAGCGATTTTTCCGTATGCGTCCGCGTTGCTCGCGGCTGCCCTGTTGACCGCCTGCGGCGGCGACGTCGAAAACGAGGCGGCCCGCACGACCGCACCGTCCACCGATGCGAGCTGCCTCGCGGTCGACAACAGCGGCGCGACGGTCGTGGTGGGCTCGAACCAGCCGGGCGACCCGTCGCTGCCGGAAGCGTCGTCGGGCTATCGCACCGGGATGAAGCCCGTCTATGCGAAAACGTACCTGGTGGCCACGTCGAACGCGTACGCGAGCGCGGCCGGTTGCGCGGTGCTGAAGAAGGGCGGCACGGCCGCCGACGCGGCGGTCGCCGTGCAGGCCGTGCTCGGCCTGACCGTCCCCGAGGCGACGGGTCTCGGGTCGGGCGGCGTGCTGCTCTACTACGATGCGCGCGGCAAGACGGTGCAGGCATACGACGGGCGCGAAACCGCGCCAGCCGCCGCCACCGAGAACTACCTGCGCTACGTCGACGACGCCACCGATCATTCGGCGCCGCTGCCGAACGCGCGCGCGAGCGGCCGCTCGATCGGCACGATCGGCGTGCCGCGGCTCATCGAGGCGCTGCAACAGGATCACGGTCGCCTGCCGTGGCAGAGCCTGTTCGGCGACGCGATCACGCTGGCGACCAACGGTTTCCCGATCGGCGGCCGGCTGGCCGACGCGATCGCGGCGAACGCCGCGAACCTGAAGCGCGACCCCGAAGCCGCCGCGTATTTCCTGAACGCCGACGGGTCGCCGAAGACGCTCGGCACCGTACTGAAGAATCCCGCCTACGCACGCACGCTGTCGCTGATGGCGCAGTCGGGCGCGAATGCGCTGTACACCGGGCAGATCGCGCAGGACATCGTCGCGAAGATCGCGGCGACCAAGGGCGCGGACGGCTCGACGCTCACGCCGGGCAAGACGACCGTCGCCGATCTCGCCGCGTATCAGGCGAAGCGCCGCGAACCGGTGTGCACGACCTATCGCAGCTACTGGGTGTGCGGGATGCCGCCGCCGTCGTCGGGCGGTATCGCGGTCGCGTCGGCGCTCGGCATTCTCGAGAACTTCGACCTGAAGTCGCTGAAGCCGACGGCGATCGATCTCGAAGGCGGCAAGCCGACCGTCGCGGGCGTTCACCTCGTCACCGAGGCCGAACGGCTCGCGTATGCCGACCGCGACAAGTACGTGGCCGATACCGACTTCGTGCCGCTGCCGGGCGGCACGTGGGACACGTTGCTGAACAAGCCGTACCTGAAATCGCGCGCGGCGCTGATCGACACGACCAAGAGCATGGGCACCGCGCAGCCCGGCAATCTCGGCGCGGTGCCGCTCGGCGTCGACACGACGCTGATCGAGCACGGCACGAACCAGTTCACGATCGTGGACGGCGACGGCAACGTGCTGAGCGCGACGACGACGGTCGAGTCGAGCATGGGCTCCTTCCACATGACCAACGGCTTCCTGCTGAACAACCAGTTGACCGACTTCTCCGCGAATCCGCTCGACACGTCCGGCAATCCGGTGGCCAACCGGCTGCAGCCGGGCAAGCGGCCGCGCAGCTCGATGGCGCCGACGATCGTGTTCGGGCAGGCCGCCGACGGTTCGCGCGGCGACTTCGTGATGGCGACCGGTTCGCCGGGCGGCGGCACGATTCCGCAATACGTGGTCAAGACGCTGGTCGGCGCGCTCGACTGGGGGCTCGACGCGCAGCAGTCGGCGGGCCTCGTCGACTTCGGCGCGAGCAACAGCCCGACCACCACGATCGGCGGCGAGCATCCGAACGTCAACGCGGCGAACAACGGCGCGAACGATCCGCTGATCACGGGGCTGCTCGCGCTCGGGCACAAGGTGTCGACGTCCGCGCAGGCGAGCGGCGTCAACACGGTGATACGCGTGACGGTCGGCCAGTCGCCGGCGTTGCAGGGCGGCACCGATCCGCGTCGCGAAGGCGTCGTGCTCGGCGATACGTTCCGACCGTAA
- a CDS encoding exonuclease SbcCD subunit D: MKFIHAADIHLDSPLHGLSAYPDAPAAQLRNASREALRQLVDRAIEEEVAFLVIAGDLYDGDWKDHNTGIFFGQQMGRLRRAGIRAFVLGGNHDAESEMTKKLTLPDNVTVFGHRKPETVRLPEFDVALHGQSFKDKAVVDNLAIGYPDPVPGYYNIGVLHTALEGYAAHANYAPCTLAELHAKGYDYWALGHVHEFQQWTGPSTVVFPGNLQGRHIRETGRRGAVLVTVEQGKTQVERLYLDVLRWEAVSVDASDCVSVADLSRKIGQSLEALLTVDGHVPRAVRVTVTGRTPAHGLFFGRAPQLRAEVLNQIGIIGNERLWLEKVRLATSAADHQQGESEQLEALEDLKQILADAAHDPDFLALLERDLKPFVGKVRSDVKEEVPLLTMARAGELTALVEQVGPALLARLARGSKRCASVSSI, translated from the coding sequence GTGAAGTTCATCCACGCGGCAGACATTCACCTTGACAGCCCGTTGCACGGCCTGAGCGCGTATCCCGACGCGCCGGCCGCGCAGTTGCGCAACGCGTCGCGCGAGGCGCTGCGGCAACTCGTGGATCGTGCGATCGAAGAGGAAGTCGCGTTCCTCGTGATCGCGGGCGACCTGTACGACGGCGACTGGAAGGATCACAACACGGGCATCTTCTTCGGCCAGCAGATGGGGCGGTTGCGCCGGGCCGGCATCCGTGCGTTCGTGCTCGGCGGCAACCACGATGCCGAAAGCGAGATGACGAAGAAGCTGACGCTGCCCGACAACGTCACCGTGTTCGGCCACCGCAAGCCGGAGACCGTCCGCCTGCCGGAATTCGACGTCGCGCTGCACGGGCAGAGCTTCAAGGACAAGGCCGTCGTCGACAACCTCGCGATCGGCTATCCGGACCCGGTGCCCGGGTACTACAACATCGGCGTGCTGCATACGGCGCTCGAAGGGTATGCGGCGCATGCGAACTATGCACCGTGCACGCTGGCCGAACTGCATGCGAAAGGCTACGACTACTGGGCGCTCGGCCACGTGCATGAATTCCAGCAATGGACAGGCCCGTCCACCGTCGTGTTTCCCGGCAATCTGCAGGGACGCCATATCCGCGAGACGGGCCGGCGCGGCGCGGTGCTCGTGACGGTCGAGCAAGGCAAGACGCAGGTCGAGCGCCTGTATCTCGACGTGCTGCGCTGGGAAGCCGTGTCGGTCGACGCGTCCGATTGCGTGTCGGTGGCCGATCTGTCGAGAAAGATCGGCCAGTCGCTGGAGGCGCTGTTGACCGTCGACGGCCACGTGCCGCGCGCGGTGCGCGTCACCGTTACCGGGCGCACCCCCGCGCACGGCCTCTTTTTCGGCCGCGCGCCGCAGTTGCGTGCGGAGGTGCTGAACCAGATCGGCATCATCGGCAATGAGCGGCTGTGGCTCGAGAAGGTCCGGCTCGCGACGTCCGCGGCCGATCATCAGCAGGGTGAGAGCGAGCAACTTGAAGCGCTGGAGGACCTGAAGCAGATCCTGGCCGACGCCGCACACGATCCGGATTTCCTCGCGCTGCTCGAACGCGACCTGAAGCCGTTCGTCGGCAAGGTCCGCAGCGACGTGAAGGAGGAGGTGCCGTTGCTGACGATGGCCCGCGCCGGCGAGCTGACCGCGCTGGTCGAGCAGGTCGGGCCCGCGCTGCTCGCGCGGCTGGCGAGGGGGAGTAAGCGATGCGCATCAGTCAGCTCGATCTGA
- a CDS encoding ATP-binding protein produces the protein MRISQLDLIKYGKFTDETLRFPSASEDFHVIVGPNEAGKSTIRTAVSELLFGMKLQTPLDFLHSTPELRIGGVLESGTGELAFHRARGRSPLRTPADDKLPDDYLATILDGATREFFEQMFGLDHGRLVDGGRSILDASDKLGQVLFESAAGVGSLGPVREELDARALELWAPRRSGSAFALAETAFNEAVTELKTVQVRTRDWVDRKDAREAVEQQIEQARAEQRRLEALRSKLERVRRLAPYLKELTVKDAALAELGAVVELPPTAYADLLKAQGDLAAEQKVLEERRADLFAKRQARDAIAADADTLALEADIEALDRLRGACMNHAQDLLLLGADVERHLVAASSAAAQLGWPTDEASLRAVLPTALSLKTVANLLREHGLLHQALAGARESLDERTRELAQVREQQARLSTVDVPEALRAALADAQGFRNSGAREQALAHEIAAAERTLSGALDALGQWRMPVDALRALDVPSAARLGALLKEDSERASAAAAARDARDGALEELERLELQEKHFAENHKVVTTADVLAARARRDGAWGEIRSGAVDLATGAPALDDAIRLADELVDAQLGATQAAATLQSLRQQVESARAGVTRRQAALDERERELAAHRDAWAALATAAAVPGMPLAAMGDWLAKRDTVFAAQADLDRLRREFDTMRATRAGAEAALRAALLTVSRGGEADGLAALVAVAETFVQSAEKAAAQKDSLDDRAREAERGCATAQSRADHAQTAYDAWQAQWRDALADAKLPASATTLAAAEGALGLANTVTAELAEADAPRNRIATIRAELNALEAGARRLAEALAPEWLASGDWLDVARRLTMRLAAAREIARAIDRADEAVRHADGKVADAAAAVAGADARIQPLLQLAGVASIDAALPLAERSDRQRQLRQAVDAAHEALVRDGDGLSRSAVEAEVAEQDIADVPAQLEAVKQSLADIGKRLNELSQQQVVADQAFGAIDGQANAAVAEAKRQEALAAMGDAAEQYLEAATASRLLKWATDRYRDQKQGPMLRRAGEIFAGLTLGEFAKLTVDTERTPPALYARRTRGKSVEVAGLSEGTRDQLFLALRIAALELQLGSRTALPFVADDLFINFDDARAKAGLDALRDLSTRTQVLFLTHHDHLLPLVRDVFGARVNVVELQRAPAGA, from the coding sequence ATGCGCATCAGTCAGCTCGATCTGATCAAGTACGGCAAGTTCACCGACGAGACGCTGCGGTTCCCGTCGGCCAGCGAGGATTTTCATGTGATCGTCGGGCCGAACGAGGCCGGCAAGTCGACGATCCGCACGGCCGTGTCCGAATTGCTGTTCGGGATGAAGCTGCAGACGCCGCTCGATTTCCTGCACAGCACGCCCGAGTTGCGGATCGGCGGCGTGCTGGAGAGCGGCACGGGCGAACTCGCGTTCCACCGTGCGCGCGGGCGCAGCCCGTTGCGCACGCCCGCCGACGACAAGCTGCCCGACGACTATCTGGCAACCATCCTCGACGGCGCGACGCGCGAGTTCTTCGAGCAGATGTTCGGGCTCGATCACGGGCGGCTGGTCGATGGCGGCCGCAGCATTCTCGACGCATCGGACAAGCTCGGCCAGGTGCTGTTCGAATCGGCTGCCGGGGTCGGCAGCCTGGGGCCGGTGCGCGAGGAACTCGACGCGCGCGCGCTCGAATTGTGGGCGCCGCGTCGCAGCGGCAGCGCGTTCGCGCTGGCCGAAACGGCATTCAACGAAGCCGTCACCGAACTGAAGACGGTCCAGGTGCGTACGCGCGACTGGGTCGATCGCAAGGACGCGCGCGAAGCGGTCGAGCAGCAGATCGAGCAGGCGCGCGCGGAACAGCGCCGGCTCGAAGCGCTGCGCTCGAAGCTCGAACGCGTGCGGCGGCTTGCGCCGTACCTGAAGGAACTGACGGTCAAGGACGCGGCGCTGGCCGAACTGGGCGCGGTCGTCGAGTTGCCGCCGACCGCGTACGCGGATCTGCTGAAGGCGCAGGGCGATCTCGCGGCCGAACAGAAGGTGCTCGAGGAGCGGCGTGCCGATCTGTTCGCGAAGCGGCAGGCGCGCGATGCGATCGCCGCGGACGCCGACACGCTGGCGCTTGAAGCCGATATCGAAGCGCTCGATCGGCTGCGCGGCGCATGCATGAATCACGCGCAGGATCTGCTGCTGCTCGGCGCGGACGTCGAGCGGCACCTGGTAGCCGCGTCGTCGGCGGCCGCGCAGCTCGGCTGGCCGACGGACGAAGCGTCGCTGCGCGCCGTGTTGCCGACGGCGCTGTCGTTGAAGACGGTCGCGAACCTGCTGCGTGAGCACGGCCTGCTGCACCAGGCGCTTGCCGGCGCACGCGAATCGCTCGACGAGCGCACGCGCGAGCTGGCGCAGGTCCGCGAACAACAGGCGCGCCTGTCGACCGTCGACGTGCCGGAAGCGTTGCGCGCGGCGCTGGCCGATGCGCAAGGCTTTCGCAACAGCGGCGCGCGCGAGCAGGCGCTGGCGCACGAAATCGCGGCGGCCGAACGCACGCTGTCCGGCGCGCTCGACGCGCTCGGCCAGTGGCGCATGCCGGTCGATGCGCTGCGTGCGCTCGACGTGCCGTCGGCCGCGCGGCTCGGTGCGCTGCTCAAGGAAGACAGCGAGCGTGCCAGCGCGGCCGCTGCCGCGCGCGACGCGCGGGATGGCGCACTCGAAGAGCTCGAGCGGCTCGAACTGCAGGAGAAGCATTTCGCGGAGAACCACAAGGTCGTCACGACCGCCGACGTGCTGGCGGCGCGTGCGCGGCGCGACGGCGCGTGGGGCGAGATTCGCAGCGGCGCCGTCGATCTCGCCACGGGCGCACCGGCGCTCGACGACGCGATTCGCCTCGCCGACGAACTCGTCGATGCGCAGCTCGGCGCGACCCAGGCCGCGGCGACGCTGCAATCGCTGCGTCAACAGGTCGAATCCGCGCGTGCAGGCGTGACGCGCCGACAAGCCGCGCTGGACGAACGCGAGCGCGAGCTCGCCGCCCATCGCGACGCGTGGGCTGCGCTCGCGACGGCGGCCGCGGTGCCCGGCATGCCGCTGGCGGCGATGGGCGACTGGCTCGCGAAGCGCGACACGGTGTTCGCCGCGCAGGCCGATCTCGATCGTCTGCGCCGCGAATTCGACACGATGCGGGCTACGCGGGCCGGCGCGGAAGCCGCGTTGCGGGCGGCGCTGCTGACGGTATCGCGAGGCGGCGAGGCGGACGGGTTGGCCGCGCTCGTCGCCGTCGCCGAGACGTTTGTCCAGTCGGCCGAGAAAGCGGCCGCACAGAAGGACAGTCTCGACGATCGTGCTCGCGAAGCCGAACGCGGCTGCGCGACCGCGCAGTCGCGGGCCGATCATGCGCAAACGGCTTACGACGCGTGGCAAGCGCAATGGCGCGACGCGCTGGCCGACGCGAAACTGCCCGCGAGCGCGACGACGCTGGCCGCGGCGGAAGGCGCGCTCGGGCTTGCGAATACGGTGACGGCCGAACTGGCCGAGGCCGACGCGCCACGCAACCGGATTGCGACGATCCGCGCGGAGCTGAACGCGCTCGAGGCCGGCGCGCGGCGGCTTGCCGAAGCGCTCGCGCCGGAATGGCTGGCGAGCGGCGACTGGCTGGACGTGGCGCGCCGGCTGACGATGCGTCTCGCGGCCGCCCGGGAAATCGCCCGAGCGATCGATCGTGCCGACGAGGCCGTGCGGCACGCCGACGGCAAGGTCGCGGACGCGGCTGCCGCAGTGGCCGGCGCCGACGCGCGCATCCAGCCGCTGCTGCAACTGGCCGGCGTCGCGTCGATCGACGCGGCGCTGCCGCTGGCCGAGCGCTCGGATCGGCAGCGCCAGCTTCGACAGGCGGTCGACGCCGCGCACGAGGCGCTGGTGCGCGACGGCGACGGGCTGTCCCGGTCCGCCGTCGAGGCCGAGGTGGCGGAACAGGACATCGCCGACGTGCCGGCGCAGCTCGAAGCGGTGAAGCAGTCGCTCGCCGATATCGGCAAGCGGCTGAACGAGCTGTCGCAGCAGCAGGTCGTGGCCGACCAGGCGTTCGGCGCGATCGACGGCCAGGCGAACGCGGCCGTCGCCGAGGCGAAACGGCAGGAGGCGCTGGCGGCGATGGGCGACGCGGCCGAGCAGTATCTGGAGGCGGCCACCGCGAGCCGCTTGCTGAAGTGGGCGACGGATCGCTACCGCGACCAGAAGCAGGGGCCGATGCTGCGGCGCGCGGGCGAGATTTTCGCCGGGCTCACGCTGGGCGAATTCGCGAAGCTGACCGTCGACACCGAACGGACGCCGCCCGCGCTGTATGCGCGGCGCACGAGGGGAAAGTCGGTCGAGGTCGCGGGGCTCAGCGAAGGGACCCGCGATCAGCTGTTCCTCGCGCTGCGGATCGCGGCGCTGGAGTTGCAGCTCGGCAGCCGCACGGCGCTGCCGTTCGTCGCCGACGACCTGTTCATCAATTTCGACGATGCGCGCGCGAAGGCCGGGCTCGATGCGTTGCGCGATCTGTCGACGCGCACGCAGGTGCTGTTCCTGACGCACCACGACCACCTGCTGCCGCTCGTGAGGGATGTATTCGGCGCGCGGGTCAACGTGGTCGAGTTGCAGCGCGCGCCGGCCGGCGCGTGA
- a CDS encoding HD domain-containing protein translates to MKKLVAAIAFAADKHRNQRRKDEEASPYINHPIALADVLANEAGVEDERVIVAAVLHDTVEDTETTEQELLRLFGKDVADIVMEVTDDKSLPKEERKRLQVEHAATISRRAKLVKLADKICNLRDIARHPPADWPLERKQAYFDWAKSVVDPMRGVHPGLEAIFDTAYAARPAD, encoded by the coding sequence ATGAAGAAGCTGGTAGCCGCGATTGCGTTCGCGGCGGACAAGCATCGCAATCAGCGGCGCAAGGATGAAGAGGCGTCGCCGTACATCAATCATCCGATCGCGCTCGCCGACGTGCTGGCCAACGAGGCCGGCGTCGAGGACGAACGCGTGATCGTCGCGGCCGTGTTGCACGACACGGTCGAGGATACGGAGACGACCGAGCAGGAGTTGCTGCGGCTGTTCGGCAAGGACGTGGCGGACATCGTGATGGAAGTCACCGACGACAAGTCGCTGCCGAAGGAGGAGCGCAAGCGTCTGCAGGTCGAGCACGCGGCCACCATCAGCCGGCGCGCGAAGCTCGTGAAGCTGGCCGACAAGATTTGCAACCTGCGCGACATCGCCCGGCATCCGCCCGCGGACTGGCCGCTCGAACGCAAGCAGGCGTACTTCGACTGGGCGAAGTCGGTCGTCGACCCGATGCGCGGCGTCCATCCCGGTCTCGAGGCGATCTTCGACACCGCGTACGCCGCGCGGCCGGCGGACTGA
- a CDS encoding DUF429 domain-containing protein — protein MCSARFAARQPAAVAGVDVGGDRKLCDLVILRGSTVVCREARIAPESLPALCLSHDVVAVGVDAPSLWWTGSGRRAAEQALARERISCFPTPSREQAVASTSGFFDWMFMGERVYRALADAYPLLTDAHYAGGRASFETYPYAITCAMLGKAVASAKQKRNQRRQLLERLGIDVSTLRSVDARDATLCALTAQYVIDGNAHAYGDAAGGYIRVPMMRETIVLDAS, from the coding sequence ATGTGCTCGGCCCGATTCGCCGCACGACAACCCGCTGCCGTGGCGGGTGTCGACGTCGGCGGCGACAGGAAGCTGTGCGATCTCGTGATCCTGCGTGGCTCGACGGTCGTCTGCCGGGAAGCGCGGATCGCGCCCGAGTCGCTGCCCGCACTGTGTCTCTCCCATGATGTCGTCGCCGTCGGCGTCGACGCACCGAGCCTGTGGTGGACCGGGAGCGGCCGCCGCGCGGCCGAGCAGGCGCTCGCGCGCGAACGGATCTCGTGCTTCCCGACCCCGTCGCGGGAGCAGGCCGTCGCGAGCACGTCGGGCTTCTTCGACTGGATGTTCATGGGGGAGCGCGTCTACCGCGCGCTCGCGGACGCTTATCCGTTATTGACCGACGCGCACTACGCGGGTGGGCGGGCGAGTTTCGAAACCTATCCTTATGCGATTACCTGCGCGATGCTGGGCAAGGCCGTGGCGTCGGCGAAGCAGAAGCGCAACCAGCGCCGGCAACTGCTGGAGCGGCTGGGCATCGACGTATCGACGCTGCGCTCCGTCGATGCGCGCGATGCGACCCTGTGCGCATTGACGGCGCAATACGTAATCGACGGGAACGCGCATGCGTACGGCGATGCGGCGGGCGGATACATCCGCGTGCCGATGATGCGCGAGACGATCGTGCTGGATGCGTCGTAG